From Alcaligenes faecalis, the proteins below share one genomic window:
- a CDS encoding PLP-dependent aminotransferase family protein, giving the protein MDFYERLKKAILQAEWAVGQQLPSIRKMMATENLSHHTVVSAYTRLVGEGMLEALQGRGYFVARWSGLGEHLPLSPSEVTTDPLLKILQAKPEQCKLGCGWLPVPWRDTDALAKAIRKTARSGRSGLVEYGDIQGYLPLRKQLSMLLRQSTLIEVSPQQIVTTLGATQALDLIARTVIVPGDHVLVDEPCNGNLIKLIRLCGGVPIGVPRLADGPDVGALAQILGRHKVRAFFCNSTFHNPTGAGLSPKVAFAVVKLAVEHDFLIVEDDVYGDFFPGVRQTFAGLGDLEHVVYIGSFSKSLSASLRIGYIACGLQLLEPLIRLKLLTSVAVPGFCERFVNTILADGTYAKHTQAIQRQLMTHQQIAQKALMEYGWVFDVPAQGGMFLWVGHPDMPDLTAYIERLEQQGILLMPGSSFAVDKDFKDRMRLNVAHLTQEVMPCLGWV; this is encoded by the coding sequence ATGGATTTTTACGAACGTCTGAAGAAAGCCATTCTTCAGGCTGAATGGGCGGTGGGGCAGCAACTGCCTTCCATTCGCAAGATGATGGCGACAGAGAACTTGAGCCATCACACCGTGGTTAGTGCTTACACCCGTCTGGTTGGCGAGGGGATGCTGGAGGCTTTGCAAGGTCGCGGTTATTTTGTGGCGCGCTGGTCGGGTTTGGGGGAGCATTTGCCCTTGTCCCCGTCCGAGGTGACGACGGACCCCTTGCTCAAAATCTTGCAGGCCAAGCCCGAGCAGTGCAAGTTGGGCTGCGGTTGGTTGCCTGTTCCTTGGCGGGACACGGATGCCTTGGCCAAGGCCATACGCAAGACGGCGCGTTCGGGGCGCAGTGGTCTGGTGGAGTATGGCGATATTCAGGGCTATCTGCCTTTGCGCAAGCAACTGTCCATGTTGCTGCGGCAATCGACCTTGATCGAGGTCTCTCCTCAGCAGATTGTGACGACTCTGGGGGCGACTCAAGCGCTGGATCTGATTGCGCGGACTGTGATTGTTCCGGGCGACCATGTTTTGGTGGATGAACCCTGTAATGGCAATTTGATCAAGTTGATTCGCTTGTGTGGTGGCGTGCCGATCGGGGTGCCGCGTCTGGCGGATGGGCCGGATGTAGGGGCTTTGGCGCAGATCTTGGGCAGGCACAAGGTGCGGGCTTTTTTCTGCAATAGCACCTTTCATAATCCGACCGGGGCGGGTTTGAGTCCCAAGGTGGCCTTTGCCGTGGTCAAGCTGGCGGTGGAGCACGATTTCCTGATTGTTGAGGATGATGTGTACGGGGACTTTTTCCCTGGCGTGCGGCAGACGTTTGCGGGGCTGGGGGATTTGGAGCATGTGGTTTATATAGGCAGTTTTTCCAAGTCCTTGTCGGCCTCCTTGCGGATTGGCTATATCGCCTGCGGGTTGCAGTTGCTGGAGCCCTTGATTCGGCTAAAGCTCTTGACCAGTGTGGCTGTGCCGGGATTTTGCGAGCGTTTCGTCAATACGATTCTGGCGGATGGCACGTATGCGAAACATACGCAGGCGATTCAGCGGCAATTGATGACGCATCAGCAAATTGCGCAGAAAGCGCTGATGGAATACGGTTGGGTATTTGATGTGCCGGCGCAGGGCGGGATGTTCTTGTGGGTCGGGCATCCGGATATGCCGGATTTGACGGCTTATATAGAGAGGCTGGAGCAGCAGGGGATCTTGCTGATGCCGGGATCGTCGTTTGCGGTAGACAAGGATTTCAAGGACAGGATGCGCTTGAATGTGGCGCATTTGACTCAGGAGGTGATGCCTTGTTTGGGGTGGGTGTAA